The following are from one region of the Noviherbaspirillum sedimenti genome:
- the rpsI gene encoding 30S ribosomal protein S9, whose translation MIGNYNYGTGRRKSAVARVFIKAGSGKITVNGKPASEYFSRETGLMVIRQPLELTSNLETFDIMVNVHGGGESGQSGAVRHGITRALIDYDAALKPELSKAGFVTRDAREVERKKVGLRKARRAKQFSKR comes from the coding sequence ATGATCGGTAACTACAACTACGGAACCGGCCGTCGCAAGAGTGCAGTGGCGCGCGTGTTCATCAAGGCAGGCAGCGGCAAGATCACTGTCAACGGCAAACCGGCTTCGGAATATTTTTCGCGCGAAACCGGCCTGATGGTGATCCGTCAGCCGCTGGAACTGACCAGCAACCTGGAAACGTTCGACATCATGGTCAACGTCCATGGCGGCGGCGAATCCGGCCAGTCGGGTGCTGTGCGTCACGGCATCACCCGCGCCCTGATCGATTACGATGCAGCGCTGAAACCGGAACTGTCGAAAGCCGGCTTCGTTACCCGCGATGCACGTGAAGTCGAGCGTAAGAAGGTCGGCCTGCGCAAAGCACGTCGCGCAAAGCAATTCTCGAAGCGTTAA
- a CDS encoding DUF3025 domain-containing protein: MAAPFLQQIDWERPWLSLLRPSAQPILAAPDWRAALNDAAHAAGLCNQRGLPIRFVPQADLPAGVAYEEFIGATGGVPTRDNLHDFFNALVWLTFPTIKKQLNALQAAEITSRAARVITEDKPGGARGKLRDAATIFDENAALLVCSDPQWVDALRAHRWQETLLEQRPAFGNSVEIFLFGHALMEKLVAPYKAITAHTWVVPADAGFFSLSRPQQCAWIDDTITRQLQDGLRTGDFTPLPVLGVPGWCAGQDADFYADRQVFRPPRRAA, translated from the coding sequence ATGGCGGCGCCTTTTCTGCAGCAGATTGATTGGGAAAGGCCGTGGCTATCGTTATTGCGGCCAAGCGCACAGCCCATCCTGGCCGCGCCGGACTGGCGCGCCGCCCTGAACGATGCCGCGCATGCCGCAGGGCTTTGCAACCAGCGTGGCTTGCCGATCCGTTTCGTGCCGCAAGCCGATCTGCCGGCTGGCGTCGCTTATGAGGAATTCATCGGCGCGACCGGCGGTGTGCCGACCCGCGACAACCTGCATGATTTTTTCAATGCGCTGGTCTGGCTTACCTTTCCGACCATCAAAAAACAATTGAATGCCTTGCAGGCAGCGGAAATCACCAGCCGGGCGGCACGCGTCATTACCGAAGACAAGCCAGGCGGCGCGCGCGGCAAGTTGCGCGATGCGGCGACGATTTTCGATGAAAATGCAGCCTTGCTGGTGTGCTCTGATCCGCAGTGGGTTGACGCCTTGCGCGCCCATCGCTGGCAAGAAACCTTGCTGGAACAGCGGCCGGCGTTCGGCAATTCCGTTGAAATTTTCCTGTTCGGCCACGCCCTGATGGAAAAACTGGTCGCCCCCTACAAAGCGATCACCGCACACACCTGGGTGGTGCCGGCGGATGCGGGGTTCTTTTCACTATCCCGGCCACAACAGTGCGCATGGATAGACGATACGATCACACGGCAATTGCAAGACGGTTTGCGCACAGGCGATTTCACGCCCTTGCCCGTGCTTGGTGTGCCCGGCTGGTGCGCTGGGCAGGATGCGGATTTCTATGCCGACCGGCAGGTATTTCGTCCACCGCGGCGCGCGGCATGA
- the pyrC gene encoding dihydroorotase, whose product MPTPANLPVSITITRPDDWHLHLRDGAVLADVLPHTARQFARAIVMPNLKPPVTTTEQAAAYRARILAALPAGLQFEPLMTLYLTDNTPADEIRRAKDSGFIHALKLYPAGATTNSDAGVTDLTKCYKTLEVMQELGLPLLVHGEVTDPAVDVFDREAVFIERVMQPLRQALPELKVVFEHITTREAADYVAAADRFVGATITAHHLLYNRNEIFKGGIRPHYYCLPILKREEHRLALVKAATSGSAKFFLGTDSAPHPKGLKEHACGCAGCYTALHALELYTQAFDAAGALDKLEAFASFNGPAFYGLPRNAGSVTLTREAWTLPVELPFGETSLVPLNAGETIAWKLA is encoded by the coding sequence ATGCCTACCCCAGCAAACCTTCCCGTCAGCATCACCATCACCCGTCCCGACGACTGGCACCTGCACCTGCGCGATGGCGCGGTTCTCGCCGATGTCTTGCCGCATACCGCGCGGCAGTTCGCGCGCGCCATCGTCATGCCGAACCTGAAACCGCCCGTGACCACCACTGAACAGGCCGCCGCCTACCGCGCGCGCATCCTGGCGGCGCTGCCGGCCGGCCTGCAGTTTGAACCGCTGATGACCTTGTACCTGACTGACAACACCCCGGCCGATGAAATCCGCCGTGCCAAGGACAGCGGTTTCATCCACGCGTTGAAGCTTTACCCGGCCGGCGCCACCACCAATTCGGACGCCGGCGTGACCGACCTGACCAAGTGCTACAAGACCCTGGAAGTGATGCAGGAACTGGGCCTGCCGCTGCTGGTGCATGGCGAGGTGACCGATCCGGCGGTCGATGTGTTTGACCGCGAAGCTGTGTTCATCGAACGGGTGATGCAGCCCTTGCGCCAGGCCTTGCCTGAACTGAAAGTGGTGTTCGAGCACATCACCACACGCGAGGCTGCCGATTATGTGGCGGCGGCCGATCGTTTTGTCGGCGCCACCATCACGGCCCACCACTTGCTGTACAACCGCAACGAGATTTTCAAGGGCGGCATCCGCCCGCATTACTATTGCCTGCCGATCCTGAAGCGCGAAGAGCATCGCCTGGCGCTGGTCAAGGCGGCCACGTCCGGCAGTGCCAAATTTTTCCTCGGCACCGATTCGGCGCCGCATCCAAAGGGCTTGAAGGAACATGCCTGCGGTTGCGCCGGCTGCTACACTGCGCTGCATGCGTTGGAACTGTATACGCAAGCCTTTGATGCCGCCGGGGCGCTCGACAAGCTGGAAGCCTTTGCCAGCTTCAATGGCCCGGCGTTTTATGGCTTGCCGCGCAATGCCGGCAGCGTGACCCTGACGCGCGAAGCCTGGACCTTGCCAGTCGAATTGCCCTTCGGCGAGACCAGCCTGGTGCCGCTGAACGCCGGCGAGACGATAGCCTGGAAGCTGGCCTAA
- a CDS encoding Glu/Leu/Phe/Val family dehydrogenase encodes MPTSHQIPSYLTQHDIGPWGVYLEQIDRVTPYLGALAPLVETLKRPKLILAVDVPIRRDDGSIAHFEGYRVQHNTARGPGKGGVRFHQSVTLSEVMALAAWMTVKNAAVNVPYGGAKGGIRVDPKTLSRGELERMTRRYTSEIGIIIGPTKDIPAPDVNTNEQVMAWMMDTYSMNAGNTVSGVVTGKPVSLGGSLGRQAATGRGLFVVACEAAARSGLAIGGARIAIQGFGNVGGVAARLFAEAGAKVVAVQDHLATVVRDSGLDTAALLVHAAASGTVAGFAGADTLPEQDAFWAVDCDILVPAALEQQITAANAHVIRASIIVEGANGPTTPAADDILQDKGVLIVPDVIANAGGVTVSYFEWVQDFSSFFWTEDEINQRLTRIMREAFAAVWQLAEERKVSLRTAAFIVGCSRVLQAHEMRGLYP; translated from the coding sequence ATGCCCACTTCCCATCAAATCCCCAGCTACCTGACCCAGCATGACATCGGCCCCTGGGGCGTCTATCTCGAGCAGATCGATCGCGTCACGCCTTATCTCGGCGCGCTGGCGCCCCTGGTGGAAACCCTGAAACGCCCCAAGCTGATCCTGGCGGTGGATGTGCCGATCCGGCGCGACGATGGCAGCATCGCCCATTTCGAAGGTTACCGGGTGCAGCACAATACCGCGCGCGGCCCGGGCAAGGGCGGGGTGCGCTTCCACCAGAGTGTCACCTTGTCGGAAGTGATGGCCCTGGCGGCCTGGATGACGGTGAAGAATGCCGCAGTGAATGTGCCGTATGGTGGCGCCAAGGGCGGCATCCGGGTCGATCCAAAGACCCTTTCGCGCGGCGAGCTGGAGCGCATGACGCGGCGCTACACCAGCGAGATCGGCATCATCATCGGCCCGACCAAGGATATCCCGGCGCCTGACGTCAATACTAACGAGCAAGTCATGGCCTGGATGATGGATACGTATTCCATGAACGCGGGTAATACAGTATCGGGCGTGGTCACCGGCAAGCCGGTGTCGCTGGGTGGCAGCCTCGGGCGTCAGGCCGCTACCGGGCGTGGCTTGTTCGTGGTCGCTTGCGAGGCCGCCGCGAGGAGCGGGCTGGCGATCGGCGGGGCACGCATCGCCATCCAGGGTTTCGGCAATGTGGGCGGCGTCGCCGCGCGTCTGTTCGCCGAAGCCGGCGCGAAGGTTGTCGCGGTGCAGGACCATCTGGCCACGGTGGTGCGCGACAGCGGACTGGATACCGCTGCGCTGCTGGTGCATGCGGCTGCAAGCGGCACGGTGGCCGGGTTTGCCGGCGCCGACACCCTGCCGGAGCAGGACGCCTTCTGGGCGGTCGATTGCGATATCCTGGTGCCGGCGGCGCTGGAGCAGCAGATTACCGCGGCCAACGCCCATGTCATCCGCGCTTCGATCATTGTCGAAGGCGCCAATGGCCCGACCACGCCGGCCGCCGACGACATCCTGCAAGACAAGGGCGTGTTGATTGTGCCGGATGTGATCGCCAACGCCGGCGGCGTCACCGTCAGCTATTTCGAATGGGTGCAGGATTTTTCCAGCTTTTTCTGGACCGAGGATGAAATCAACCAGCGCCTGACGCGCATCATGCGCGAAGCCTTTGCCGCCGTCTGGCAACTGGCCGAAGAGCGCAAAGTGTCGCTGCGCACTGCCGCCTTTATCGTCGGCTGCAGCCGGGTATTGCAGGCGCACGAGATGCGCGGCCTGTATCCCTGA
- a CDS encoding ABCB family ABC transporter ATP-binding protein/permease: MRRNSNSEPAPVMPSSHQRRDWTTIKTLLPYLWAYKGRVMLALAFLVGAKLANVGVPLVLKHLVDHLTLGPGQTRALLALPIGLLLAYGLLRLSTTLFTELREFVFARVTQRAVRTIALQVFRHLHALSLRFHLNRQTGGMTRDIERGTRGVSSLVSYTLFSILPTLIEIGLVIGYLVLQYDIWFSVITAGALVTYIAFTVVVTEWRTHFRRSMNELDSKANTKAIDSLINYETVKYFGNEELEARRYDQDFQRYENAAVKSQTSLSLLNTGQSLIIAAAVTLILWRATSGVIDGSMSLGDLVLVNAFMIQLYIPLNFLGVIYREIKQSLADMDRLFSLLQQEREVADAPHARPLVIVGAEVRFEHVNFSYESNRQILADVDFTIAAGTTTAVVGHSGSGKSTLARLLFRFYDIQAGRITIDGQELRDVTQASLRQAIGIVPQDTVLFNDTIEYNIAYGKPGASHEDIVAAARAAAIHDFIVSLPEGYNTMVGERGLKLSGGEKQRVAIARTLLKNPAILIFDEATSALDSRAEQAIQAQLKEIAKDRTTLVIAHRLSTIADAAQILVLDHGRLVERGTHAGLLAAQGVYAQMWARQQAQTAPAAGEASADADIGTSGASSAVA, encoded by the coding sequence ATGCGACGCAATTCCAATTCCGAGCCAGCTCCCGTCATGCCGTCCAGCCACCAGCGCCGTGACTGGACCACCATCAAGACCCTGTTGCCGTACCTGTGGGCGTACAAGGGGCGGGTCATGCTGGCGCTGGCTTTCCTGGTCGGCGCCAAGTTGGCCAATGTCGGCGTGCCGCTGGTCCTGAAGCACCTGGTGGATCACCTCACGCTCGGCCCCGGACAAACGCGCGCGTTGCTGGCGCTGCCGATCGGCTTGCTGCTGGCGTATGGCTTGTTGCGCCTGTCCACCACCTTGTTTACCGAATTGCGCGAATTCGTGTTCGCCAGGGTGACCCAGCGCGCGGTGCGCACGATTGCCCTGCAAGTGTTTCGCCACCTGCATGCGCTGTCGCTGCGCTTCCACCTGAACCGGCAAACCGGCGGCATGACGCGCGACATCGAGCGCGGCACGCGCGGCGTATCTTCGCTGGTGTCGTACACGCTGTTTTCCATCTTGCCGACCCTGATTGAAATCGGCCTGGTGATCGGCTACCTGGTGCTGCAATACGATATCTGGTTTTCCGTGATTACCGCCGGCGCGCTGGTCACCTATATCGCTTTCACCGTCGTGGTGACTGAGTGGCGCACGCATTTCCGGCGCAGCATGAACGAGCTGGATTCGAAAGCCAATACCAAGGCCATCGATTCGCTGATCAATTATGAAACGGTCAAATACTTTGGCAATGAAGAGCTCGAGGCGCGGCGCTACGATCAGGACTTTCAGCGCTATGAAAATGCGGCAGTCAAGTCGCAAACCTCGCTCTCGCTGCTGAATACCGGGCAGTCGCTGATCATTGCGGCGGCCGTGACCCTGATTCTCTGGCGCGCCACCAGCGGCGTGATCGATGGCAGCATGAGTCTGGGCGATCTGGTGCTGGTGAATGCCTTCATGATCCAGTTGTATATCCCGCTCAATTTCCTTGGCGTGATTTATCGCGAAATCAAGCAGAGCCTGGCCGACATGGATCGCCTGTTTTCGCTGTTGCAGCAGGAGCGCGAAGTGGCCGATGCGCCGCATGCGAGGCCACTGGTGATTGTCGGCGCCGAAGTGCGTTTCGAGCATGTCAATTTTTCTTATGAAAGCAATCGCCAGATTCTTGCCGATGTCGATTTCACCATCGCCGCCGGCACGACCACCGCAGTGGTCGGCCACAGCGGTTCCGGCAAGTCGACGCTGGCGCGCCTCTTGTTCCGGTTTTACGATATCCAGGCTGGCCGCATCACCATCGATGGCCAGGAATTGCGCGATGTCACGCAAGCCTCGCTGCGTCAGGCGATCGGCATCGTGCCGCAGGATACCGTGCTGTTCAACGATACGATCGAATACAACATTGCCTATGGCAAGCCAGGCGCGTCGCATGAGGATATCGTCGCCGCGGCGCGGGCGGCGGCGATCCATGATTTCATTGTCTCGCTGCCGGAAGGGTACAACACCATGGTGGGCGAGCGCGGCCTGAAATTGTCGGGCGGTGAAAAGCAGCGCGTGGCCATCGCCCGCACATTATTGAAAAATCCGGCGATTCTGATTTTCGACGAGGCGACGTCGGCGCTCGATTCCCGCGCCGAACAGGCGATCCAGGCGCAGTTGAAAGAGATCGCCAAAGACCGCACCACGCTGGTGATCGCGCATCGCCTGTCGACCATCGCCGATGCCGCGCAAATCCTGGTGCTGGACCACGGCAGGCTCGTCGAGCGCGGCACGCATGCCGGCTTGCTGGCGGCGCAAGGCGTGTATGCGCAAATGTGGGCCAGGCAGCAGGCGCAAACGGCGCCTGCTGCCGGCGAGGCGAGCGCCGATGCCGACATCGGCACTTCGGGCGCTTCCAGCGCTGTTGCATAA
- a CDS encoding acyl-CoA thioesterase yields the protein MSNEQRTTLPPGKMPELRVLPMPADANIHGDVFGGWIMAQVDIAGSLPAARRANGRVATIAVNSFLFKHPVFIGDVLTFYADIVKVGKTSITVNVEVYAERNRLQAETVKVTEATLTYVATDEERKPRTLPVLD from the coding sequence ATGTCGAACGAACAGCGCACCACCCTACCACCAGGAAAAATGCCGGAATTGCGCGTTCTGCCGATGCCGGCCGATGCCAACATCCATGGCGACGTATTTGGGGGCTGGATCATGGCGCAAGTCGACATTGCCGGTTCGCTGCCTGCGGCGCGGCGCGCCAATGGCCGGGTCGCTACGATTGCAGTGAATTCCTTTCTTTTCAAACACCCGGTATTCATCGGGGATGTGCTGACTTTTTATGCGGACATCGTCAAGGTCGGCAAAACATCGATCACTGTCAACGTGGAAGTGTATGCCGAGCGCAACCGCCTGCAGGCGGAAACGGTCAAGGTCACCGAAGCCACGCTGACTTACGTGGCCACCGACGAAGAACGCAAGCCACGCACCTTGCCGGTTCTGGACTAG
- a CDS encoding long-chain fatty acid--CoA ligase: MDKFWLKSYPAGIPAEIDLGQYHSLVHLLEESFQKYATRDAFVSMDKTITFAEVDAMSKKLAAWLQSRGLQKGARVALMMPNVLQYPVAMAAVLRAGYIVVNVNPLYTPRELEHQLVDSGAEAIVILENFAHILQQVIAKTQIKHVVVASMGELLGGAKGMLVNFVVRHVKKMVPSYALPGAVSFNKALADAARMNLRPVSLTQDDIAFLQYTGGTTGIAKGATLLHRNVLANVLQSDVWLAPGLDKAPKVEQVVMVCALPLYHIFALTTCFLLGTRIGALNILIANPRDIPGFIKTLSKYRFNMLPAVNTLFNGLLNNPEFAKLDFSALKISVGGGMAVQKAVADQWIKITGCPIAEGYGLSETSPVVTCNLADAKEFSGTIGLPFPSTEVVMLDDAGNAVPVGQSGEIAVRGPQVMAGYWRRPDETAKAMTPDGFFKTGDIGIMDERGYVRIVDRKKDMILVSGFNVYPNEIEGVVAEHPGVLECACVGVPDPHSGEAVKLYVVRKDPSLTVEQLMDYCKQQFTGYKRPKFIEFRDALPKTNVGKILRRELRDEQKTG; encoded by the coding sequence ATGGACAAGTTTTGGCTAAAATCTTACCCTGCTGGAATTCCTGCCGAAATTGACCTGGGTCAGTATCATTCCCTGGTTCACCTGCTAGAAGAGTCATTCCAAAAATATGCGACGCGCGATGCTTTTGTCAGCATGGACAAGACCATCACGTTCGCCGAAGTCGATGCGATGTCGAAAAAGCTGGCGGCGTGGTTGCAATCCAGGGGATTGCAAAAAGGTGCGCGCGTAGCCCTCATGATGCCCAATGTATTGCAATATCCGGTGGCGATGGCTGCGGTATTGCGTGCCGGCTATATTGTAGTCAATGTCAATCCTTTGTATACGCCACGTGAACTGGAACACCAGTTGGTCGATTCCGGGGCTGAAGCGATCGTCATCCTGGAAAATTTTGCGCATATCCTGCAGCAAGTGATCGCCAAAACCCAGATCAAGCATGTGGTGGTGGCGAGCATGGGCGAACTGCTCGGCGGTGCCAAGGGCATGCTGGTCAATTTCGTCGTACGCCATGTCAAGAAAATGGTGCCGTCCTATGCATTGCCGGGCGCGGTATCTTTCAACAAGGCCCTGGCCGATGCCGCGCGCATGAATTTGCGTCCAGTGAGCTTGACCCAGGACGATATCGCTTTTCTGCAATATACCGGTGGTACTACGGGCATCGCCAAAGGCGCGACTTTGCTGCATCGTAATGTGCTGGCCAATGTGCTGCAGTCGGATGTGTGGCTGGCGCCCGGACTGGACAAGGCGCCGAAGGTTGAGCAAGTCGTGATGGTGTGCGCATTGCCGCTTTACCATATCTTCGCGCTGACAACCTGCTTTTTGCTGGGCACACGTATCGGTGCGCTCAACATCCTGATCGCCAATCCCCGCGATATTCCGGGATTCATCAAGACGCTGTCGAAATACCGCTTCAACATGCTTCCTGCGGTAAATACGTTGTTCAACGGCTTGTTGAACAATCCGGAATTTGCCAAGCTGGATTTTTCGGCGCTGAAGATCAGCGTTGGCGGTGGCATGGCGGTGCAAAAGGCGGTAGCCGACCAGTGGATCAAAATCACCGGATGTCCCATTGCTGAAGGCTATGGTTTGTCGGAAACGTCACCGGTGGTGACCTGCAACCTGGCCGATGCCAAGGAGTTCAGCGGCACGATCGGTTTACCGTTCCCTTCCACTGAAGTTGTCATGCTCGATGATGCCGGCAATGCCGTGCCGGTGGGGCAGTCCGGCGAAATCGCCGTGCGTGGTCCCCAAGTCATGGCGGGATACTGGCGGCGTCCGGACGAAACCGCCAAAGCCATGACGCCGGACGGTTTTTTCAAGACCGGTGACATTGGTATCATGGATGAGCGCGGTTATGTTCGTATCGTCGACCGCAAGAAGGACATGATCCTGGTATCCGGTTTCAATGTCTATCCGAATGAAATCGAGGGCGTGGTTGCCGAACATCCCGGCGTACTGGAATGCGCCTGCGTCGGCGTGCCTGACCCCCATTCCGGCGAGGCAGTCAAGCTGTATGTGGTGCGCAAGGATCCATCGCTGACGGTGGAACAATTGATGGATTATTGCAAGCAGCAGTTCACGGGGTACAAGCGGCCAAAATTCATCGAATTCCGCGATGCGCTGCCGAAAACCAACGTCGGCAAGATCCTGCGCCGGGAGTTGCGCGACGAACAGAAAACGGGTTGA
- a CDS encoding aminopeptidase, whose translation MVKKWRIGLLCGLAMLAGGCTQLGYFVQAAQGQLSLMAQARPIDDWLADPAAADKLKARLARVKEIRHFAAHTLGLPDNGTFTTYAELKRPYVLWNVVATPTLSLQARQWCFPIAGCVNYRGYYSKEEAQTYAAALRSEHYDVQISGVPAYSTLGWFDDPVLSTFVEYPEAELARLMFHELAHQVAYVPGDSRFNESFAVAVEEVGVERWLDTYGDEKMRAGYRAQTARKQDFLALLLKTRQALQANYASTASDQQKNTNKMQIFQSMQEDYRTLKQGWGGYAGYDRWFAEPLNNAHLALVATYHDFVPGFRALLHQEKDLGKFYAAVRTLAALDQSQRSQRLAGLVPVIPAPGQAVMAEGEGLLAHNH comes from the coding sequence ATGGTTAAAAAGTGGCGGATCGGTTTGTTGTGCGGACTGGCGATGCTTGCTGGCGGTTGCACCCAGCTGGGTTATTTCGTGCAGGCCGCGCAAGGCCAGCTTTCATTGATGGCGCAGGCCCGGCCGATCGATGACTGGCTGGCGGATCCGGCGGCAGCCGACAAGCTGAAAGCCCGGCTGGCCAGGGTCAAGGAGATACGCCACTTTGCCGCGCATACGCTGGGCTTGCCGGACAATGGCACTTTCACCACCTATGCTGAATTGAAGCGACCTTATGTCTTGTGGAATGTCGTGGCCACGCCAACGCTGTCGCTGCAGGCAAGGCAATGGTGTTTTCCGATTGCGGGTTGCGTAAATTATCGCGGTTATTACAGCAAGGAAGAGGCGCAGACCTATGCCGCCGCACTGCGCAGCGAGCATTACGATGTCCAGATTTCCGGCGTACCCGCCTATTCGACCCTGGGCTGGTTCGACGATCCGGTATTGTCGACTTTCGTCGAGTATCCCGAAGCGGAACTGGCGCGCCTGATGTTCCATGAACTGGCGCATCAGGTTGCCTATGTGCCCGGCGATTCTCGTTTCAATGAATCCTTCGCAGTCGCGGTCGAGGAGGTCGGTGTGGAGCGCTGGCTTGACACCTATGGGGACGAGAAAATGCGGGCCGGCTACCGTGCGCAAACGGCGCGCAAGCAGGATTTCCTGGCGCTGTTGCTGAAGACGCGCCAGGCGCTGCAAGCCAATTACGCCAGCACTGCCAGCGACCAGCAGAAAAACACCAACAAAATGCAGATTTTCCAGTCCATGCAAGAGGACTATCGGACATTGAAGCAAGGCTGGGGCGGCTATGCCGGCTACGACCGCTGGTTTGCCGAGCCGCTGAACAATGCCCATCTGGCGCTGGTGGCAACCTATCATGACTTCGTGCCGGGATTCCGCGCCTTGCTGCACCAGGAAAAAGACCTCGGCAAATTTTATGCGGCGGTGCGTACGCTTGCGGCGCTGGACCAGTCGCAACGGTCTCAGCGCCTGGCGGGCCTGGTGCCCGTCATTCCCGCCCCTGGACAGGCCGTCATGGCCGAAGGCGAGGGACTGCTGGCCCATAATCATTAG
- a CDS encoding M20 aminoacylase family protein gives MKLIDSILESQSELRQIRHDIHAHPELAFEEKRTAGVVAQKLGEWGIPVLRGLGGTGVVGILRNGASTRALGLRADMDALPLQEINSFPHASRHAGKMHACGHDGHTAMLLGAARHLARQRDFDGTIYLIFQPAEEGGGGARRMIEDGLFEQCPMDAVFSLHNWPGIPAGQFGVVPGPMMASSNEFEAVIRGKGAHAAQPHKGIDPIMVAMQIAQGWQTIISRNRNPLEAAVLSITQIHAGSATNIIPDEARMIGTVRTFSTATLDMIEARMEQIAAHTAAAFEAQVDFRFQRNYPALVNHARETAFAVEVLQAMVGAEQVDTAVEPTMGAEDFAFMLQEKPGCYVFLGNGEGQHRAAGHGLGPCNLHNPSYDFNDELLPIGASYWVRLAQAWLARPAA, from the coding sequence ATGAAATTGATCGATTCCATACTAGAGTCCCAGAGCGAACTACGGCAAATCCGGCATGACATCCACGCCCATCCCGAACTCGCATTTGAAGAGAAGCGCACCGCCGGCGTAGTGGCGCAAAAACTGGGCGAATGGGGCATACCGGTATTGCGCGGCCTTGGCGGCACCGGCGTGGTCGGCATACTCAGGAATGGCGCAAGCACACGGGCGCTGGGCCTGCGCGCCGACATGGATGCGTTGCCACTCCAGGAAATCAACAGTTTCCCGCATGCGTCGCGCCATGCCGGCAAGATGCACGCCTGCGGCCACGACGGCCATACCGCAATGCTGCTGGGTGCTGCCCGGCACCTGGCCCGGCAGCGCGATTTCGACGGCACCATCTACCTGATTTTCCAGCCGGCGGAAGAAGGCGGCGGCGGCGCCCGGCGCATGATCGAAGACGGCCTGTTCGAGCAATGCCCGATGGATGCCGTATTCAGCCTGCATAACTGGCCTGGAATACCGGCTGGCCAATTCGGCGTGGTGCCCGGCCCGATGATGGCATCCTCGAATGAATTCGAAGCCGTCATCCGCGGCAAGGGCGCCCATGCCGCGCAGCCGCACAAGGGCATCGACCCGATCATGGTGGCGATGCAGATCGCGCAGGGCTGGCAAACCATCATCTCGCGCAACCGCAACCCCCTTGAGGCCGCCGTACTGTCGATTACCCAGATCCACGCCGGCAGCGCCACCAATATCATTCCCGACGAAGCACGCATGATCGGGACCGTGCGCACCTTCAGCACTGCCACGCTGGACATGATCGAAGCGAGGATGGAACAGATCGCCGCCCATACTGCGGCGGCCTTCGAGGCGCAGGTCGATTTCCGCTTCCAGCGCAACTATCCCGCCCTGGTCAACCACGCGCGCGAAACTGCGTTTGCCGTCGAAGTACTGCAAGCCATGGTCGGTGCGGAACAAGTCGACACCGCAGTAGAACCGACCATGGGGGCGGAAGACTTCGCCTTCATGCTGCAGGAAAAACCGGGCTGCTATGTCTTCCTCGGTAACGGCGAAGGACAGCACCGTGCCGCCGGCCACGGCCTGGGGCCATGCAACCTGCACAACCCCAGCTACGATTTCAACGATGAACTGCTGCCGATCGGCGCCAGTTACTGGGTGCGGCTGGCGCAAGCCTGGCTGGCCCGGCCAGCTGCGTAA
- a CDS encoding DUF3047 domain-containing protein yields MKRIGVLLAMSLAIGGCVSNPSAEQASQDGAAAPAQPLADRLTMFSGGPAGGLPQGWQPMVIFKQKKRTDYSLVAEQERTVLRALSANASSGLMQHVSIEPREQPLLRWQWKIGSLGERIVQAQELMEDAPARIILGFDGDKGELSFSEQIQFETAKLITGHDFPYATLMYEWHGNEPAGTIRQNKRSSRIRSVVVQSGTDAIGKWREFERNIVEDFEHAYGEKPGRLIGVGILTDSDYTGETVEAWYGDIRLLSQNR; encoded by the coding sequence ATGAAGCGAATTGGTGTGTTACTGGCGATGTCGTTGGCAATTGGCGGCTGCGTATCCAACCCGTCGGCGGAACAGGCGTCGCAGGATGGTGCGGCTGCGCCGGCGCAACCGCTGGCCGACCGTCTGACAATGTTCTCCGGCGGCCCGGCGGGCGGGCTGCCGCAGGGCTGGCAGCCGATGGTGATCTTCAAGCAGAAGAAGCGCACCGATTACAGTCTGGTCGCGGAACAGGAGCGGACGGTGCTGCGCGCGCTGTCGGCGAATGCTTCGTCGGGACTGATGCAGCACGTCAGCATCGAACCGCGCGAGCAGCCGTTGCTGCGCTGGCAGTGGAAGATCGGCAGCCTGGGGGAACGCATCGTGCAGGCGCAGGAGTTGATGGAGGATGCGCCGGCTCGCATCATCCTGGGCTTCGACGGCGACAAGGGCGAGCTGTCGTTTTCCGAACAGATCCAGTTCGAAACCGCCAAATTGATTACCGGGCACGATTTTCCCTACGCGACCCTGATGTACGAGTGGCATGGCAATGAACCGGCTGGCACCATCAGGCAGAACAAGCGTTCCAGCCGGATCCGCAGCGTGGTTGTGCAGAGTGGAACTGACGCCATTGGCAAGTGGCGCGAGTTCGAGCGCAACATCGTCGAGGATTTCGAGCACGCCTATGGCGAAAAGCCAGGGCGCCTGATTGGCGTCGGCATCCTCACCGACAGCGACTATACCGGCGAGACGGTGGAAGCCTGGTATGGCGATATCCGCCTGCTGTCGCAGAACCGGTAG